The following are encoded in a window of Alkalidesulfovibrio alkalitolerans DSM 16529 genomic DNA:
- a CDS encoding DUF4212 domain-containing protein: MNQPDLKEYWKKNVSLMIVLLSIWALVSYVFGILLVNQLNAIVIGGFPLGFWFAQQGSIYVFVALIYVYIWRMRKLDKEYDVEE; this comes from the coding sequence ATGAATCAACCTGATCTCAAGGAATATTGGAAGAAGAACGTTTCCCTTATGATCGTTCTGCTTTCCATCTGGGCGCTTGTTTCCTACGTCTTCGGCATTTTGCTGGTCAACCAGTTGAACGCCATCGTCATCGGCGGATTCCCCCTGGGATTCTGGTTTGCCCAGCAGGGCTCCATCTACGTCTTTGTCGCGCTGATCTACGTCTACATCTGGCGGATGCGGAAGCTCGACAAGGAATATGACGTGGAGGAGTAG
- a CDS encoding DUF3795 domain-containing protein, whose translation MDEMSEARRDLAPCGLSCARCLSFHEGPVRTHAAALLEALTNFERHAPRFAAFDPVFANYGQFREMAAWFAQGRCTGCRTGQCLHGGCRVGGCARSRKVDFCFECPDFPCAESGLEEPLRSRWIDMNRRMAEIGVAAFHAESKGRPRY comes from the coding sequence ATGGACGAGATGAGCGAGGCCAGACGCGATCTGGCCCCCTGCGGCCTGTCGTGCGCCCGCTGCCTGTCCTTTCACGAGGGACCGGTCAGGACGCACGCGGCCGCGCTTTTGGAGGCGCTGACCAACTTCGAGCGCCATGCGCCGCGCTTCGCGGCTTTCGATCCGGTCTTCGCCAACTACGGCCAGTTCCGGGAGATGGCCGCCTGGTTCGCCCAGGGCCGCTGCACGGGCTGCCGCACCGGCCAGTGCCTGCACGGCGGCTGCCGCGTGGGTGGGTGCGCCAGGAGCAGGAAGGTGGACTTCTGTTTCGAGTGCCCGGATTTTCCGTGCGCCGAATCCGGGCTCGAAGAGCCGTTGCGCTCGCGCTGGATCGACATGAACCGGCGCATGGCCGAGATCGGCGTGGCTGCCTTCCACGCCGAATCCAAGGGCAGGCCGCGCTACTGA
- a CDS encoding CvpA family protein, translated as MNILDIIFCVILGYFLLRGFINGLVREAASIVGLVVGFYAANHYGDVLVPQLADFMGNGGHADTASYLLVFVGTMFASWIALRMLSGLLRLQLLATADHAMGGLLGFLKGGLICAVTVLAMATFIPDSEYLVESRLSPHIAKVAAHMAGYLPDEMRQTLEDSQKKLSDIHFRMPDKILSF; from the coding sequence ATGAACATTCTCGACATCATATTCTGCGTCATCCTTGGATATTTCCTGCTGCGCGGCTTTATCAACGGCCTGGTGCGGGAGGCGGCCTCCATCGTGGGGCTCGTGGTCGGCTTCTACGCCGCCAACCATTATGGCGACGTCCTCGTTCCCCAACTCGCGGACTTCATGGGCAACGGCGGACACGCGGACACGGCCTCCTACCTGCTCGTCTTCGTCGGGACCATGTTCGCGTCCTGGATCGCGCTCAGGATGCTCTCGGGGCTTCTCAGGCTTCAGCTTCTGGCCACGGCGGACCACGCCATGGGCGGGCTGCTCGGCTTTCTCAAGGGCGGGTTGATCTGCGCGGTGACCGTGCTGGCCATGGCCACCTTCATCCCCGACTCGGAATACCTCGTCGAGTCGCGACTCTCCCCGCACATCGCCAAGGTGGCCGCGCACATGGCTGGCTATCTGCCGGACGAGATGCGCCAGACCCTGGAAGACAGTCAGAAGAAGCTTTCGGACATCCATTTCCGCATGCCCGACAAAATCCTGTCCTTCTGA
- the hisC gene encoding histidinol-phosphate transaminase, translating into MSALYDVRPGVRDFTAYVAGLSIDEIRQKYGLSRIIKLASNENPLGVPPLVQKVLRERAAEAFRYPRLGNPELNARIAAHLGVGPERIIAGNGSDELIDLLVRIKARPGQDNVVAFTPCFSMYGMCSRMLGVEFRQAPLRADFTFPFDDLIDTCDENTALVFVTSPDNPSGYAATAEELADLARRLPERALLVIDEAYVEFADDPAKRSLLSRLDEFPNVALTRTFSKAFGLAGLRLGYGVLPAWLAEIARPCQMPFSVNLLATYAGMAALDDTVFLQETLRITREGREWLTRELTRLSCEPAPSQSSFIMFRPPARPGLDARGVFEALLTRGIIVRHLGGFGLADRLRVTVGTRRENETFIAALAEVLHG; encoded by the coding sequence ATGAGCGCACTGTACGACGTCCGGCCCGGGGTCAGGGACTTCACGGCCTACGTGGCCGGCCTGTCCATCGACGAGATCCGCCAAAAGTACGGCCTGAGCCGGATCATCAAGCTGGCCAGCAACGAGAATCCGCTTGGCGTACCGCCCCTGGTCCAGAAGGTGCTGCGTGAGCGCGCGGCCGAGGCCTTCCGCTACCCACGCCTGGGCAACCCCGAACTGAACGCGCGCATCGCCGCGCATCTGGGCGTCGGGCCGGAGCGGATCATCGCGGGCAACGGCTCGGACGAACTCATCGACCTGCTCGTCCGGATCAAGGCGCGGCCGGGCCAGGACAACGTCGTGGCCTTCACGCCCTGCTTCAGCATGTACGGCATGTGCAGCCGCATGCTCGGGGTGGAGTTCCGTCAGGCGCCGCTTCGCGCCGACTTCACCTTCCCCTTCGACGACCTCATCGACACCTGCGACGAGAACACGGCCCTGGTCTTCGTGACCAGCCCCGACAACCCCTCGGGCTACGCGGCCACGGCCGAGGAGCTTGCGGATCTGGCCCGACGGCTGCCCGAGCGCGCGCTGCTGGTCATCGACGAGGCCTACGTCGAATTCGCGGACGACCCCGCGAAGCGCTCGCTGCTTTCGCGCCTGGACGAATTCCCCAACGTGGCCCTGACGCGGACCTTCTCCAAGGCCTTCGGCCTGGCCGGGCTGCGCCTGGGCTACGGCGTGCTGCCCGCCTGGCTGGCCGAGATCGCCCGGCCCTGCCAGATGCCCTTCTCGGTCAACCTTCTGGCCACCTACGCGGGCATGGCCGCGCTCGACGACACGGTCTTCCTGCAGGAGACCCTGCGCATAACGCGCGAGGGCCGCGAATGGCTGACCCGCGAGCTGACGCGGCTGTCCTGCGAACCCGCGCCCTCGCAGTCGTCCTTCATCATGTTCCGCCCGCCCGCGCGGCCGGGGCTCGACGCGCGCGGCGTGTTCGAGGCCCTTCTGACGCGCGGGATCATCGTCCGCCACCTGGGCGGCTTCGGCCTTGCCGACCGTTTGCGCGTGACCGTGGGCACGCGGCGCGAGAACGAGACCTTCATCGCGGCCCTGGCCGAGGTGCTGCATGGCTGA
- a CDS encoding CPBP family intramembrane glutamic endopeptidase, translating into MIRGVAVFLAVAFGFSWLVWELLSRAGHAPGSTDMAALYLLASFGPALGATAARLATRQGFADAGLAPRLKAALPWYLFAWLWPLAAGAVILLLAQVLSLAHVDWSLGSGLAALADARPDAGHLRDLAGSGVLVNAMLMAVPSALILFGEEFGWRGWLQRRLCAGRPGAAAVAVGVIWSLWHLPLNLRGYNFPHDPLLGQIVFTANLIFLSVIFGWLRERSGTIWTVCLAHASTNTVGATLVTLAIGGGQDLFVAYLGALGVVPLGGLALWLAATGRLRRAGGGA; encoded by the coding sequence GTGATCCGGGGCGTCGCGGTTTTCCTGGCCGTCGCGTTCGGCTTTTCCTGGCTGGTCTGGGAGCTGCTTTCGCGCGCGGGGCACGCCCCCGGCTCCACGGACATGGCCGCGCTCTATCTGCTGGCCTCCTTCGGCCCGGCCCTGGGCGCTACGGCCGCGCGGCTCGCCACGCGCCAGGGCTTCGCCGACGCGGGCCTTGCCCCGCGCCTTAAGGCCGCGCTGCCGTGGTATCTCTTCGCCTGGCTGTGGCCGCTCGCGGCCGGGGCCGTGATCCTGCTCCTCGCGCAGGTCCTGTCGCTCGCGCACGTGGACTGGTCGCTCGGCTCGGGCCTGGCCGCCCTGGCCGACGCGCGCCCGGACGCCGGACATCTGCGCGACCTGGCCGGATCGGGCGTGCTGGTCAACGCCATGCTCATGGCCGTGCCAAGCGCCCTGATCCTCTTCGGCGAGGAGTTCGGCTGGCGCGGCTGGCTGCAGCGCCGCCTGTGCGCGGGCAGGCCCGGCGCGGCCGCCGTGGCCGTGGGCGTCATCTGGTCGCTGTGGCACCTGCCGCTCAACCTGCGCGGCTACAACTTCCCGCACGACCCGCTGCTCGGCCAGATCGTCTTCACGGCCAACCTGATCTTCCTTTCGGTCATCTTCGGCTGGCTGCGCGAGCGTTCGGGCACCATCTGGACCGTGTGCCTGGCCCACGCCTCGACCAACACCGTGGGCGCGACCCTGGTGACGCTCGCGATCGGAGGCGGGCAGGACCTGTTCGTGGCCTATCTCGGCGCGCTCGGGGTCGTGCCGCTGGGCGGGCTTGCGCTGTGGCTCGCGGCCACGGGCCGTTTGCGCCGCGCGGGAGGGGGCGCATGA
- a CDS encoding metallophosphoesterase → MTKTIEAEGLLLIPDPHVAATPPGQRLDGFMEQVLAKLAFCLERAARDNLVPVILGDLFHWPRDNPNSLLVALIGLFGPHRPFTLVGNHDKYQTRLTDDCSVAVLRAAGVVRLIDEAGPVFRLQTPGGAALICASPDGFPLPRVFEKSEDEEVVWLCHHNIGFPDFPDRQVAPREIEGVDWVVNGHIHRPQPTLVRGGTRWANPGNVTRLTFSRRTRERVPAASIWRPGCEDLTHVPVPHLPFERVFPDQPLPEEAPGGAREPSAFLAGLERLAWRRTAEGAGLREFLSANLNPELPEAKLVWELYEEVTGNGRET, encoded by the coding sequence GTGACGAAGACCATCGAGGCCGAGGGGCTGCTCCTGATCCCCGATCCGCACGTGGCCGCGACCCCGCCGGGCCAGCGTCTGGACGGCTTCATGGAGCAGGTGTTGGCGAAACTCGCCTTCTGCCTGGAGAGGGCCGCGCGCGACAACCTCGTGCCCGTGATTTTGGGCGACCTGTTCCACTGGCCGCGCGACAACCCGAACTCCCTGCTTGTGGCCCTGATCGGGCTTTTCGGGCCGCACCGGCCCTTCACCCTCGTGGGCAACCACGACAAGTACCAGACGCGGCTCACGGACGACTGCTCCGTGGCCGTGCTGCGGGCGGCCGGGGTGGTGCGCCTCATCGACGAGGCCGGGCCGGTCTTCCGGCTTCAGACGCCGGGCGGCGCGGCCCTTATCTGCGCCTCGCCCGACGGCTTTCCCCTGCCGCGCGTCTTCGAGAAGTCCGAGGACGAGGAAGTGGTCTGGCTTTGCCACCACAACATCGGGTTCCCGGATTTTCCCGACCGTCAGGTCGCGCCGCGCGAGATCGAGGGCGTGGATTGGGTCGTCAACGGCCACATCCACCGGCCGCAGCCCACGCTTGTCCGTGGCGGCACGCGCTGGGCCAACCCCGGCAACGTCACGCGCCTGACCTTCAGCCGCCGCACGCGCGAGCGCGTCCCGGCCGCCTCCATCTGGCGGCCCGGCTGCGAGGACCTGACGCACGTGCCCGTGCCGCACCTGCCCTTCGAGCGGGTCTTTCCCGACCAGCCGCTGCCCGAGGAAGCGCCGGGCGGGGCCAGGGAGCCCTCGGCTTTCCTGGCCGGGCTGGAGCGGCTGGCCTGGAGGCGCACGGCCGAAGGCGCGGGGCTGCGCGAATTTCTGTCCGCCAACCTGAACCCGGAGCTGCCCGAGGCGAAGCTCGTCTGGGAACTGTACGAGGAGGTCACCGGCAATGGCCGCGAAACATGA
- a CDS encoding tRNA1(Val) (adenine(37)-N6)-methyltransferase, which translates to MSQTARERFPRGLAQPAHGHRFGADALLLAAFAHPGRGPVLDLGAGSGAVGLGLALRGEKLVVHALEIEEEALVCARENARRLGLSERWRAVPGDVRTIRELVPAESCGQVVCNPPWFRPGRGRMSPHAARERARAETGALLADFAAAASFVLPERGRAAFIVAAGRLADMLAAFAAHGLAAKRLVCVHPKVDAPARFALLEARKGGRPGLAVEAPLVLHDASGALSAQALAMCPWLASGRGPGGRAGVD; encoded by the coding sequence ATGAGCCAGACCGCGCGCGAGCGCTTTCCGCGCGGCTTGGCGCAGCCCGCGCATGGGCACCGCTTCGGCGCCGACGCCCTGCTTCTGGCCGCTTTCGCCCATCCAGGGCGCGGCCCGGTGCTCGATCTGGGCGCGGGCAGCGGGGCCGTGGGGCTCGGGCTTGCGTTGCGCGGGGAAAAGCTTGTCGTGCACGCCCTGGAGATCGAGGAGGAGGCCCTGGTTTGCGCGCGCGAGAACGCCCGCCGCCTGGGGCTTTCGGAGCGCTGGCGGGCGGTGCCCGGCGACGTGCGGACCATCCGTGAGCTCGTGCCCGCCGAAAGCTGCGGCCAGGTGGTCTGCAATCCGCCCTGGTTCAGGCCGGGGCGCGGCCGAATGAGTCCGCACGCGGCCCGCGAGCGGGCACGGGCCGAGACCGGGGCCTTGCTTGCCGACTTCGCGGCCGCCGCGTCCTTTGTACTGCCTGAGCGCGGCCGGGCCGCCTTCATCGTGGCGGCCGGGCGTCTGGCCGACATGCTCGCCGCCTTTGCGGCCCACGGCCTCGCGGCCAAGCGCCTGGTGTGCGTCCACCCCAAGGTCGACGCCCCGGCCCGCTTCGCGCTTTTGGAGGCGCGAAAGGGCGGTCGGCCCGGCCTTGCGGTAGAAGCCCCGCTCGTGCTGCACGATGCGTCCGGCGCGCTTTCTGCGCAGGCCCTGGCCATGTGCCCCTGGCTGGCCAGCGGGCGCGGGCCGGGCGGGCGAGCGGGTGTGGATTGA
- a CDS encoding AAA family ATPase, whose amino-acid sequence MLSRLVLENFMAHGRTEIEFGPGLTVLTGPNNAGKSAVVEALRCLVTNPTPKHFIRHGAKEARVTALLDDGTAVTWVRRPKHAIYEVLRPGAAEPEVFAKLGKGNVPPEVAGILRLSPVEVESLDGGVDVHLGNQREPIFLLNKPPSVMAAFFAASSEAAHLLAMQKALAERGKQARRAERDLCARIAAQDQGLLALAALPEAVLGVERVERLHDEARERLAAEPLLERSIQALQGLAARRDAASRRTEKLSRVIEPPALSPVRPLAEWLAAHHGAGERLCAATARQKALAGLFGPPALADAATLANAASGIARLRARQGESRARQAALSPLSPPPTPGETAGLAQTIQALRAVTGGRERLSARVAGLAGLAQPPDLASAMEGAARLRTLLGDVSRRRAEVSAARNALDGTKAALHATAKRVREALARADRCPTCGQTFDPAAFLGEEEGA is encoded by the coding sequence ATGCTCTCCCGCCTGGTTCTCGAAAACTTCATGGCCCACGGCCGCACCGAAATCGAGTTCGGGCCCGGCCTGACCGTGCTCACCGGCCCCAACAACGCGGGCAAATCCGCCGTGGTCGAGGCGCTGCGCTGCCTGGTCACGAACCCTACGCCCAAGCACTTCATCCGCCACGGGGCCAAGGAGGCGCGCGTCACGGCGCTGCTCGACGACGGCACGGCCGTGACCTGGGTGCGGCGGCCCAAGCACGCCATCTATGAGGTCCTGCGGCCGGGCGCGGCCGAGCCCGAGGTCTTCGCCAAGCTCGGCAAGGGCAACGTGCCGCCCGAGGTGGCGGGGATTCTCAGGCTTTCACCCGTGGAGGTGGAGAGCCTGGACGGCGGGGTGGACGTGCACCTGGGCAACCAGCGCGAGCCGATCTTCCTGCTCAACAAGCCGCCCTCGGTCATGGCCGCGTTCTTCGCCGCCTCCTCCGAGGCGGCCCACCTGCTGGCCATGCAAAAGGCCCTGGCCGAGCGCGGCAAGCAGGCCCGGCGCGCCGAGCGCGATCTTTGCGCGCGCATCGCGGCCCAGGACCAGGGGCTCTTGGCCCTGGCCGCGCTGCCCGAGGCGGTTTTGGGCGTGGAGCGGGTGGAGCGGCTGCACGACGAGGCGCGCGAGCGCCTTGCGGCCGAGCCGTTGCTTGAGCGCTCTATCCAGGCGCTGCAGGGCCTTGCGGCCAGGCGCGACGCGGCTTCGCGGCGCACCGAAAAACTTTCGCGCGTGATCGAGCCTCCCGCGCTTTCGCCCGTACGGCCCCTGGCTGAATGGCTGGCCGCGCACCATGGCGCGGGCGAGCGCCTTTGCGCGGCCACGGCGCGGCAAAAGGCCCTGGCCGGGCTCTTCGGCCCGCCCGCGCTGGCCGACGCCGCCACGCTCGCGAACGCCGCGTCGGGTATTGCGCGGCTCAGGGCGCGGCAAGGGGAGAGCAGGGCCAGGCAGGCCGCGCTCTCGCCCCTTTCCCCGCCGCCAACACCAGGCGAGACCGCCGGACTTGCGCAGACAATCCAGGCTCTGCGCGCCGTCACAGGCGGGCGGGAGAGGCTTTCGGCGCGCGTCGCGGGCCTTGCGGGGCTCGCTCAGCCGCCCGATCTGGCCTCGGCCATGGAGGGGGCCGCGCGGCTGCGCACGCTTCTTGGCGACGTCTCGCGCCGTCGCGCCGAAGTTTCGGCCGCGCGAAACGCCCTGGACGGGACCAAGGCCGCCCTGCACGCCACGGCCAAGCGCGTGCGCGAGGCGCTGGCCCGCGCGGACCGCTGCCCCACCTGCGGCCAGACCTTCGACCCGGCCGCCTTCCTGGGCGAGGAGGAGGGCGCGTGA
- the cmk gene encoding (d)CMP kinase: protein MAERLIVTLDGPAGVGKTTLARRLAEELGVAYLDTGAMFRAIGFSLGEGARDWPEEKLSAELATMRFAIEGAGADTRLLVNGHEMGDEIRSEKVGLLASAVGTLPPVREALKRAQREIGRECSLVAEGRDMGTVVFPEARVKFFLDATPEERATRRVLQLRQMGQEADYDAILVQIKVRDAQDRNRAVAPLKPAEDAIIVDTTKLDVDQVFAELKRLVASAA, encoded by the coding sequence ATGGCTGAGCGACTCATCGTGACCCTGGACGGCCCGGCTGGCGTGGGCAAGACCACGCTGGCCAGACGCCTGGCCGAGGAACTCGGCGTGGCCTACCTGGACACCGGGGCCATGTTCAGGGCCATCGGCTTCAGCCTGGGCGAGGGCGCGCGCGACTGGCCCGAGGAGAAGCTTTCGGCCGAACTTGCCACGATGCGCTTTGCCATCGAGGGCGCGGGCGCGGACACAAGGCTTCTGGTCAACGGTCACGAGATGGGCGACGAGATCAGGTCCGAAAAGGTGGGGCTTTTGGCCTCGGCCGTGGGCACACTGCCCCCGGTGCGCGAGGCGCTCAAACGCGCCCAGCGCGAGATCGGCCGCGAATGCTCGCTGGTGGCCGAGGGGCGCGACATGGGCACGGTGGTCTTTCCCGAGGCGCGGGTGAAATTCTTCCTCGACGCCACGCCCGAAGAGCGCGCCACGCGGCGCGTGCTGCAGTTGCGCCAAATGGGCCAGGAGGCGGACTACGACGCCATCCTGGTGCAGATCAAAGTCCGCGACGCCCAGGACAGGAACCGCGCCGTGGCCCCGCTCAAGCCCGCCGAGGACGCCATCATCGTGGACACCACGAAGCTCGACGTGGATCAGGTCTTCGCGGAACTCAAGCGGCTGGTGGCCTCCGCCGCCTGA
- the mazG gene encoding nucleoside triphosphate pyrophosphohydrolase — MKTEEAFTALSDVITALLSPTGCPWDRKQTPESLCDYVVEEAFELVEAIRSGDVAGAREEIGDVMFLLLFVAELYERAGAFSLKDSLEESAAKMIRRHPHVFANGTISCQDDLLRTWERIKRAEKSDEEGRPAGVFDSLPRGLPPLLKAYRIHSKAARAGFTWASDEAARAQFAAEMRELDEAVASDDAERIEAEYGDALFTFVELGRRLGVKANAALDKTNARFLTRFARMESLARERGKDVAELDMAALDALWDEAKAEEQRGLKTGRDAS, encoded by the coding sequence ATGAAGACCGAAGAAGCGTTCACGGCCCTGTCAGACGTCATCACCGCCCTGCTCTCCCCCACGGGCTGCCCCTGGGATCGCAAGCAGACGCCCGAAAGCCTGTGCGACTACGTGGTCGAAGAGGCCTTCGAGCTCGTCGAGGCCATCCGCTCGGGCGACGTGGCCGGGGCGCGCGAGGAAATAGGCGACGTGATGTTTCTGCTGCTCTTCGTGGCCGAGCTCTACGAGCGGGCTGGGGCCTTCAGCCTCAAGGACTCGCTTGAGGAGAGCGCGGCCAAGATGATCCGCCGCCACCCCCACGTCTTCGCGAACGGCACGATCTCCTGCCAGGACGACCTGTTGCGCACCTGGGAGCGCATCAAGCGGGCCGAGAAGTCCGACGAAGAAGGACGGCCCGCCGGGGTCTTCGACTCGCTGCCGAGGGGGCTGCCGCCGCTGCTCAAGGCATACCGCATCCACTCCAAGGCCGCTCGGGCGGGCTTCACCTGGGCCTCGGACGAGGCCGCGCGGGCGCAGTTCGCGGCCGAGATGCGCGAACTCGACGAGGCCGTGGCCTCGGACGATGCCGAACGCATCGAGGCGGAGTACGGCGACGCGCTGTTCACCTTCGTGGAGCTTGGCCGCCGCCTGGGAGTGAAGGCCAACGCCGCCCTGGACAAGACCAACGCCCGCTTCCTGACGCGCTTTGCCCGCATGGAATCCCTGGCGCGGGAGCGGGGCAAGGACGTGGCCGAACTCGATATGGCCGCTCTGGACGCGCTGTGGGACGAAGCCAAGGCCGAAGAACAGCGCGGCCTTAAAACCGGTCGCGACGCGTCCTGA
- a CDS encoding glycosyltransferase family 2 protein, with the protein MRPNAKGRRAAHARALLTAVQDADPDVQGVGYFQRLVERREGEKLLDFLEGRLARNAAPFWLHQAWHFGRFAAREGWLAAHVATHAAAGPVRDFVRAECAFGSGDHEAALSALAAFLQEGEMAGWQRPRLLAAESLRRLGRREEAVRLFAAVLGQRPWDAGLWRTLHDLALDVDRARAALPGSLAVCLYSWNKAEPLAGTLEALLPAVSGAHGSGAHGSGVHGAGDVLVVLLDNGSTDETPEVARAFADRMGERFASVRLPVNVGAAGARNWLSALPQVMARDFVCFLDDDALLPPDAFGLLGAAVATHPEAFVWGAKVVDAAAPQIVQHAGQHLLLDEEGFRVDNPQAREPDRGRLDMLAPCTTVTGCCHLFRAAELRAGGGFDIRLSPSQYDDLERDVRRGIQGGFAVCQGHLAVRHLKSSGAASRVERAAAANAAGNRLKLQALHPAAEVARLIAADLRRQEDDLAAKATRLAATLPELTPALKTLEALTALEEPWTR; encoded by the coding sequence TTGCGGCCGAACGCGAAGGGGCGTCGCGCGGCCCACGCGCGCGCCCTCCTGACCGCCGTGCAGGATGCGGACCCCGACGTGCAGGGCGTGGGGTATTTCCAGCGTCTCGTGGAGCGGCGCGAGGGCGAAAAGCTGCTCGATTTCCTGGAGGGGCGTCTGGCGCGCAACGCCGCGCCCTTCTGGCTGCACCAAGCCTGGCATTTCGGCCGGTTCGCGGCCCGCGAGGGCTGGCTCGCCGCGCATGTGGCGACGCATGCGGCAGCCGGACCCGTGCGGGATTTTGTGCGCGCGGAGTGCGCCTTTGGCAGCGGCGATCACGAGGCCGCGCTGTCGGCCCTGGCCGCGTTCCTCCAAGAGGGCGAGATGGCGGGCTGGCAGCGGCCGCGCCTGCTCGCGGCCGAGTCCCTGCGCCGCCTGGGCAGGCGCGAGGAGGCCGTGCGCCTTTTTGCGGCCGTGCTCGGCCAGCGTCCGTGGGACGCTGGGCTTTGGCGCACACTGCACGACCTGGCCCTGGACGTGGACCGCGCGCGGGCCGCCTTGCCCGGCTCGCTGGCCGTGTGCCTGTATTCCTGGAACAAGGCCGAGCCGCTGGCCGGGACGCTCGAGGCGCTGTTGCCCGCCGTGTCTGGCGCGCATGGGTCTGGCGCGCATGGGTCTGGCGTGCACGGGGCTGGCGACGTTCTGGTGGTCCTTCTGGACAACGGCTCCACGGACGAAACGCCCGAGGTGGCGCGGGCCTTTGCCGATCGCATGGGCGAGCGTTTCGCGTCCGTGCGGCTGCCCGTGAACGTGGGCGCGGCCGGGGCGCGCAACTGGCTTTCGGCGCTGCCCCAGGTCATGGCGCGCGATTTCGTCTGTTTCCTGGACGACGACGCGCTCCTGCCGCCCGACGCCTTCGGCCTTTTGGGCGCGGCCGTGGCCACCCATCCCGAGGCCTTCGTCTGGGGGGCCAAGGTGGTGGACGCGGCCGCGCCGCAGATCGTCCAGCACGCGGGGCAGCATCTGCTGCTGGACGAGGAGGGCTTTCGCGTGGACAATCCGCAGGCGCGCGAGCCGGACCGGGGCCGTCTCGACATGCTCGCGCCGTGCACCACGGTCACGGGCTGCTGCCACCTCTTCCGGGCCGCGGAATTGCGCGCGGGCGGCGGCTTCGACATCCGCCTCTCGCCCTCGCAGTACGACGACCTGGAACGCGACGTGCGGCGCGGGATTCAGGGCGGTTTCGCGGTCTGCCAGGGGCATCTGGCCGTGCGTCACCTGAAGTCCTCGGGCGCGGCCTCGCGCGTGGAGCGGGCCGCCGCGGCCAACGCGGCGGGCAACCGCCTGAAGCTTCAGGCCCTGCACCCGGCCGCCGAGGTGGCGCGCTTGATCGCGGCGGACCTTAGGCGCCAGGAAGACGACCTCGCGGCCAAGGCGACGCGGCTGGCCGCGACGCTGCCCGAACTCACGCCCGCGCTGAAGACCTTGGAGGCTCTGACCGCATTGGAGGAACCATGGACGAGATGA